Genomic window (Nitrosophilus kaiyonis):
TTATTTTAAGAGCTATAAGTGATGCTGCAGATATGGATGCTGGATTTGATTTTGATAAATTTTTGGAAAAGTCTTCAAAAATAAGTGCCGATTTTATAATTTCTATGCTAGATGAAATGGTATAGGATTTAGATTTGAAAAGGGCTGAGTTTACAAAAAAGCTTATAAAACAGATTGCAAAAACAAATTTTGAGTTTGAACTTATAAAAGATAAAGATAAAGTTTTAGTTGGTTTAAGTGGAGGTAAAGATTCTCTAACTTTAATCCATGCTTTAAAACATATCCAAAGAGTTGCTCCATATAGTTTTGAATTCAAAGCAGTAACCATTAGCTATGGAATGGGTGAAAATTATGATTATTTAAAGAAACATTGTCAAGAGTATGAAATTGAGCATGAAATATATGAGACTGAGATATTTGAAATTGCAAAGGATAAAATAAGAAAAAACTCTTCATATTGCAGCTTTTTTTCAAGAATGAGAAGAGGAGCACTATATACTTATGCTTTGGAAAATGGTTTTAACAAACTTGCTTTAGGACACCATTTTGATGATGCAGTTGAGAGTTTTTTTATGAATATGTTTTACAATGGGGCTATGAGAAGCATGCCTCCTATATATAAAACCGAAAAAGGATTATATGTTATTAGGCCTTTGATAGAAGTTAGAGAGAGACAACTTAAAGGATTTGTTGAAAGAAACAACTTTTTTGCAATTGGTGATGAGATGTGCCCTGCAATGAGATTTGATATAAAAGAGCCCTATGTTAGAGAAAATATGAAAAGCTTTGTTGCTGATTTGGAAAAAAGATTCCCAGATGTAA
Coding sequences:
- a CDS encoding tRNA 2-thiocytidine biosynthesis TtcA family protein, translated to MKRAEFTKKLIKQIAKTNFEFELIKDKDKVLVGLSGGKDSLTLIHALKHIQRVAPYSFEFKAVTISYGMGENYDYLKKHCQEYEIEHEIYETEIFEIAKDKIRKNSSYCSFFSRMRRGALYTYALENGFNKLALGHHFDDAVESFFMNMFYNGAMRSMPPIYKTEKGLYVIRPLIEVRERQLKGFVERNNFFAIGDEMCPAMRFDIKEPYVRENMKSFVADLEKRFPDVIKYIKASFRHIHDDTFLDKTRFNLGE